One genomic region from Paraburkholderia azotifigens encodes:
- a CDS encoding ATP-binding protein gives MTQPRATSTSIRRRLMGLILVSVGAVWAVMFAWSFANSTREVDAWDDARLIQLAHLLIQLDGANLAKLAATGIDVRNEYTRASPAVDDDSDAQPRYALFEVRDAAGQVVVASAGIAAMRHSASPDETAESVHTLKVDGQPWRAYALNDSATGRSVRVFEPANTRSDLTAGVASRIARPMALALPVLALLVWFSIGHSFRPLSAISKAVRMRDSRNLEPIYVNPSPAEVRPLVDAINQLLARLQRSILRERAFTADAAHELKTPLAAIKVQAQVALAAHDGAQQQLAMRRVVQGVDRSAHLAEQLLLLARLDERDTVTIARVRLHDIAGEAIAFRAPYAEEKSMSVALTGDASAEVYGDRVLARTLIDNLLDNAIKYGDAGGRVHISVLADAQTVSITVSDNGPGVSDEERLRLTDRFFRGASATASGNGSGLGLSIVARIAAHFNAQIHIGSGIGRRGLAVQIAFPRVPDARGRDDVDVLTLTS, from the coding sequence ATGACGCAGCCGCGCGCGACGTCGACATCGATCCGCCGGCGGCTGATGGGATTGATCCTCGTCAGCGTGGGCGCCGTGTGGGCCGTCATGTTCGCGTGGAGTTTTGCCAATTCGACGCGCGAAGTCGACGCATGGGACGACGCACGCCTCATCCAGCTCGCGCATCTGCTGATCCAGCTCGACGGCGCCAATCTGGCGAAGCTCGCCGCCACGGGCATCGACGTGCGCAACGAATACACGCGTGCATCGCCCGCCGTCGACGACGACTCCGATGCGCAACCCCGCTATGCGCTGTTCGAAGTGCGCGACGCGGCGGGTCAGGTAGTGGTCGCCAGCGCCGGCATCGCGGCAATGCGTCACTCCGCCAGTCCGGACGAAACAGCGGAAAGCGTGCATACGCTGAAGGTCGACGGCCAGCCGTGGCGGGCTTACGCGTTGAACGACAGCGCGACGGGCCGCAGCGTGCGCGTGTTCGAGCCGGCCAACACGCGCAGCGACCTGACCGCGGGCGTCGCCAGCCGGATCGCCCGGCCGATGGCGCTCGCGTTGCCCGTGCTCGCGCTGCTCGTGTGGTTCAGCATCGGCCATAGCTTCAGGCCGTTGTCGGCGATCTCGAAGGCCGTGCGCATGCGCGACAGCCGCAATCTCGAACCGATATACGTCAATCCGTCGCCCGCCGAGGTCCGGCCGCTCGTCGATGCCATCAACCAGCTGCTCGCACGCCTGCAGCGGTCGATCCTGCGCGAGCGCGCGTTCACGGCGGACGCCGCGCACGAACTGAAGACGCCGCTCGCCGCGATCAAGGTCCAGGCGCAAGTGGCGCTCGCCGCGCACGACGGCGCGCAGCAGCAGCTGGCGATGCGGCGCGTGGTTCAGGGCGTCGACCGCAGCGCGCATCTCGCCGAGCAGTTGCTGCTGCTCGCGCGGCTCGACGAACGCGACACGGTGACGATCGCGCGCGTCAGGCTGCACGACATTGCGGGCGAGGCGATCGCGTTTCGCGCGCCGTATGCCGAAGAAAAGTCGATGAGCGTCGCGCTCACGGGCGACGCCAGTGCCGAGGTCTACGGCGACCGCGTGCTGGCGCGCACGCTGATCGACAACCTGCTCGACAACGCGATCAAGTACGGCGACGCCGGCGGACGCGTGCACATCAGCGTGCTGGCCGACGCGCAAACGGTGTCGATCACAGTGTCGGACAACGGCCCCGGCGTCTCCGACGAAGAACGCCTGCGCCTCACCGACCGCTTCTTCCGCGGCGCATCGGCAACGGCAAGCGGCAACGGCAGCGGACTCGGGCTGTCGATCGTCGCGCGCATCGCCGCGCATTTCAACGCGCAGATTCATATCGGCTCGGGCATCGGGCGGCGCGGCCTCGCCGTGCAGATCGCGTTTCCGCGCGTGCCCGATGCGCGCGGGCGAGATGACGTCGACGTCCTGACGCTGACGTCCTGA